Proteins encoded together in one Lasioglossum baleicum unplaced genomic scaffold, iyLasBale1 scaffold0067, whole genome shotgun sequence window:
- the LOC143219755 gene encoding uncharacterized protein LOC143219755: MADNVEAHVQIQQAIERALTNLKKLGKNNWTKSTLRTRIVHLQEQWRRFENGHSRLFTTIKSEERAKLPYFKDDQFAATEEVYLDALAFMNNQLDALTTATVSQPNSAGDGQACPSVPETQLPRIKVPQFDGRYEIWEAFRDKFTALIIKNSTLHDVTRFHHLVSVLQGPALECISTLSITEDNFKIAWDTLTARFNNPRRIITAHLSQLITLPALSRESATDLQHLRDRVCVTVESLKKLGRKPDDFWDDFLVHIVSQKLDSSTRKAWKLKLGDDVTPPSFKTFSKFLDSRARGLEEFALDSDTTTSKSPKATSHPAASSSRVHAATASRPLNPSRPSCPVCQASHSFSACPTFTAQSPNGRRELVQKFSRCFNCLSHSHSIRNCPSKYSCRFCQKRHHSLLHLETSSASSSPPESSTATSMPTEVNSHFASTLAASPSGILLATAWVQLRVPSGRCITVRALIDQGSEASFITEAMVHLLRAKRTRVSATISAVGGVHVGTLRHAVRLQIAPRNSSSPSVSTTALVLKSLSTYMPKRIQDSRTLDHLSDLKWADSDPSNSAAIHVLLGADVYSEIILDGLRKGSSGQPIAQNTIFGWVISGPFSPLSLDGPRPCASSSIAMHHCVQDDTLSSELRRFWEIEEIPSQSLLTKEDEQCEQHFQKHTSRASDGRYIVRLPFRTGPPIDIGHSRGAADKVLQSIHRKLLLQPSLAVEYKEFLKEYESLGHMRPAPVSSSPVQCVYIPHHPVLRADSLDLSAIILRWRTFRFVYTADITKMYHQILVDERDVDYQRILWKSALSEDAQAFQLLTVTYGMTCAPFLALRVLQQLLKDEGKRFPLAVPVLQSHIYVDDVLYGGNDLSAIRQSRDQLVHLLQCGQMKLRKWMPHRSNSTVSQTLQRWPTPPSFSSAVPPLTDT; encoded by the exons ATGGCAGACAACGTAGAAGCCCACGTTCAAATCCAGCAAGCTATAGAACGAGCTCTCACCAACTTAAAAAAGCTGGGGAAGAACAACTGGACAAAATCCACTCTGCGGACGAGGATTGTCCACCTTCAGGAGCAGTGGCGGAGGTTCGAGAACGGTCATTCGCGACTCTTCACCACTATCAAATCGGAGGAACGAGCCAAGCTTCCTTACTTCAAGGACGACCAATTTGCAGCTACGGAGGAGGTGTACTTGGACGCTTTAGCCTTCATGAACAACCAACTCGACGCGCTGACCACCGCCACCGTAAGTCAGCCTAACTCCGCGGGCGACGGACAAGCGTGTCCGTCAGTCCCAGAGACGCAGCTTCCCCGGATCAAGGTACCGCAGTTCGACGGCCGGTACGAGATCTGGGAAGCCTTCCGCGATAAATTCACCGcgcttattattaaaaattctacgcTACACGATGTAACGCGTTTCCATCACTTGGTGTCCGTTCTGCAGGGTCCCGCGCTTGAGTGTATTTCGACTTTGTCAATCACGGAAGATAATTTTAAAATCGCTTGGGATACGCTTACGGCGCGGTTTAATAATCCGAGGCGCATAATCACCGCGCATCTTTCGCAGTTAATTACGCTTCCCGCGCTTTCTCGCGAATCAGCCACGGACCTCCAGCATCTCCGCGATCGTGTCTGCGTCACCGTCGAATCCCTAAAGAAGCTCGGGCGCAAACCAGACGATTTTTGGGACGACTTCCTGGTCCATATTGTGTCACAAAAGTTGGACTCTTCGACGCGGAAGGCGTGGAAACTCAAACTTGGCGACGACGTAACGCCGCCGTCGTTCAAGACGTTTTCGAAATTTCTTGATTCACGTGCTCGCGGTTTGGAGGAATTTGCGCTCGATTCCGACACCACGACCTCTAAGAGTCCTAAAGCCACAAGTCATCCCGCCGCCAGTTCATCTCGAGTTCATGCTGCGACCGCTTCACGACCCTTGAACCCTTCGCGCCCTTCGTGCCCCGTCTGTCAAGCTTCTCATAGTTTCAGCGCTTGCCCGACATTCACGGCTCAAAGCCCCAACGGTCGGCGCGAACTTGTTCAAAAGTTCTCGCGTTGCTTTAATTGTTTAAGTCACAGTCATTCCATTCGAAACTGTCCCAGCAAATACTCTTGTCGATTCTGTCAAAAACGTCACCACTCGTTGCTGCATTTAGAGACTTCTTCCGCATCATCGTCACCTCCAGAATCATCTACAGCCACCTCGATGCCGACCGAGGTCAACTCTCATTTCGCTTCCACCCTCGCGGCCTCGCCCTCAGGTATTCTCTTGGCCACAGCATGGGTGCAACTACGAGTTCCGTCAGGTCGCTGCATCACAGTCCGAGCCTTGATTGATCAAGGCTCAGAAGCTAGTTTCATAACCGAAGCCATGGTGCACCTCTTACGTGCGAAACGCACTCGCGTCTCGGCTACCATATCTGCCGTCGGCGGGGTCCATGTTGGTACGTTGCGCCACGCCGTGCGCCTCCAGATCGCTCCTCGCAATTCCTCGAGCCCTTCGGTTTCGACCACCGCGCTCGTCTTAAAATCTCTCTCGACATACATGCCGAAGCGCATTCAGGATAGTCGAACTCTCGATCATTTATCCGATCTCAAGTGGGCCGATTCTGATCCGTCAAATTCGGCCGCGATTCATGTCCTCCTCGGCGCAGACGTctattctgaaataattttagACGGTCTACGGAAAGGCTCAAGCGGGCAACCTATTGCCCAAAACACCATTTTTGGTTGGGTCATCTCTGGCCCTTTCTCTCCTCTGTCGCTTGACGGCCCACGACCTTGTGCCAGCTCCAGCATTGCGATGCATCACTGTGTCCAAGACGACACACTATCGAGCGAGCTGCGCCGTTTCTGGGAGATTGAGGAAATCCCCTCGCAGTCCCTACTTACCAAGGAGGACGAACAGTGTGAGCAGCATTTTCAAAAGCACACATCGCGAGCTTCTGATGGGCGGTACATAGTCCGTCTCCCGTTCCGTACTGGCCCTCCAATTGATATTGGCCATTCTCGCGGTGCTGCGGACAAAGTCCTGCAGTCCATCCATCGGAAACTTCTGCTCCAACCATCCCTAGCAGTGGAATATAAAGAGTTTCTAAAAGAATATGAGTCTCTCGGACACATGCGTCCTGCGCCCGTTTCGTCCTCGCCTGTTCAGTGTGTTTACATTCCGCACCATCCAGTGCTGCGCGCTGACAGC CTTGATCTCTCTGCCATCATACTTCGATGGCGAACATTCCGGTTCGTTTATACAGCGGACATTACCAAAATGTACCACCAGATTCTGGTTGACGAACGCGACGTTGACTATCAGCGTATTCTCTGGAAATCAGCCCTCTCCGAGGATGCACAGGCATTCCAATTACTGACCGTGACGTATGGCATGACCTGTGCCCCATTTTTAGCTCTCCGCGTTCTGCAACAACTCCTTAAGGATGAAGGAAAACGGTTCCCGCTCGCAGTTCCCGTTCTTCAGTCTCATATTTATGTCGACGATGTCCTTTACGGCGGCAACGATTTATCGGCGATTCGTCAGTCCCGTGATCAATTAGTCCATCTCCTCCAATGCGGTCAAATGAAATTGCGAAAATGG ATGCCTCACAGATCGAACTCCACGGTTTCGCAGACGCTTCAACGGTGGCCTACGCCGCCGTCGTTTTCGTCCGCTGTACCACCGTTGACGGACACATAA